The genomic interval CTCACGGGGGGCGCCTGCTGATGGACTCCCTATGAAGCGTACCCGTCGCAATGCCGGTTTCTCCCTGGTGGAAATGGCGACCGCCCTGGGCATTGTGGGCATCCTCGCCGCTCTTTCCTATGCCGCGCTGGAGGTGCTGCCCCAGCGGACGCGACTGACGGGAGGCGCGCTGGAGTTCGCCGCGGTGCTCTCGAGCGCGCGCTCTCACGCCTATGGCCGCAACCAGCGTGTGGCGGTGATCGTCAACGCGGACAAATACGGAGCGGGCAGCCCCATCCAGTACTGGGTGGTGGTGGACGCCTATTCGAATCTTCAGAAGACGCTGAGCGACACGCCCTGGAAGACCCTGGACGATCTGAAGCCCGGCTCGCCCCCCGCGCCCGCGGGCAAGGACTACTTCCCGCTGCTCGACTCGGGGCACTTCAACCCGTCGGTGCGGGTGCTGCAGAATGGCTTCAAGTCCGCCGTCGGCTCGGTGGCGCATGCGGGCTGCACCTCGCTGATGTCCGACAAGATCGGCCTCGCCAAGGGCCCCACCACGGGCTCCGACACCTTCCCTCCGCCCTTCTGCTTCGTCCCCAACGACACGGCGTGCACCTTCTGCACGGGGGACGGCGCCGCCGAGCCATTGCGCGGCGTCGTCTTCTTCGAGCCGGATGGCACCGTGGTGCTCGCCGATGCCGCGGGCAACCGGCAGCCGGCCGGCTCGGGCTCCATCACCTTCATGCCGACGGGCGGTGGCGGGGTCGAGAACGCCCAGGCCGTCGTCATCACCAATACCGGCCTCGTGCGAACCTTCTCGGCCAACGCGCACACGGCGAAGCCGCACTAGAGGTGACTCCCATGCTGCGACGCGTTCCTTCTCACGCACGTAACGGTTTCACGACGATCGAGGCACTGATCGCCGCGGTGGTGTTCCTCGTGGGCCTGGTCGGTCTGCTCGGCGCGCTCGTCCAGGCGCGCAGTGCCACCGGTCAGGCACGCCGGCTCATGCAGGCCACCGACATCGCCAATGACCTGGCCGAGCAGATCCAACTCTGGCCCTTCAACGACCCGCGGCTCAGCGCGTCCGATCCGCTGTGCGCGGAGGATCCGCTGGACAAGGACCACAAGCTGCTCGACCCCTCGTCCGGAGACCACGCCTCCTATCTGGAGTGCATGCATGGCGAGGAGAGCATCATGATGCTGGGCCCCGACAAGTTCGCCGGCCTGGCCACGGCCAGCTTCACCGACGAGAGTGGTGTGACGACCGAGTTCAAGCGCTACTACATCGTCCGCCTGCAGGACGTGAGCGACAAAGTGCGGCGCATGCAGATCTGGGTGAAGGTCATGTACACGGACGCGGGCGTGCCGCGTGTCGTCACCACGCAGGCGATGCGCATCCAGATGGGAGGCGTGTGATGCGGCGGCAACGCGGTTTCACGATCATCGAGTTGCTGGTGGGCACCGCCGTGACGTTCGTCACGGTGCTCGCGGTCTCCGCCGCCTTCCTCGGCTACACCCAGTCCTTCTACACGCAGGCGGGCATCCGCGGAGGCCAGGCCTCGTTGCGGCAGACCCACCAGATGGTGGTGCGCAACCTGCGCATGGCCGGCTACGGCATCGAGCCGTACCTGGCCTTCGACTTCCCGGCCGACTGGTACGACAACGCGGCCACCAACCGCTCGGACCGGCTCGTCTTCCGTATGCGCGACCCGGCTTTCAACGCGGTTGCCTCCAACATCATCAAGGGCACGACCACCATCAACCTGGCCAAGGGGCTGCCCGCGTCGCTGCGCAGGGGGCAGATCATCCAGTTGGTATGCCCGGGCGCGCTAGAATGGACGTATGCGCGGCTCAGCGCTCCCGCGGCCAAGGGAGACCTGATGTTGCAGATCGGGTCGGGGACCGACATCTTCCCCAACGTCAAGGACTTCACCAACGTCAATAACTTCGAACCGAGCTGCTTCAACACGGCTTCGGGTGGGCTGTCCATCCACGTCTTCAAGATCGACGTCTACGACTACTCCATCCAGCTCATCGATGATGATGGCATTCCGGGCACGCCGGGCCGGCCCTACCTGTTCCGCCGGCATGGGCTGGAGGAGAAGGACGCGAACGCGTTCGGTGAGCCGGTGGCCGAGGACATCGAGGCGATGCGCGTCACCTTCGTGCGCGCCGACGGCACGACCTTGACGCCGATCCCCACCCTCCCGGCGCCCGATCCCCCCTACAGCATTCCGCTGGACGCGAACAACCCGGCCAACATCCGCGCCGTGCGTGTGGCCCTGGTGGCGCGCACCAGCACCCGCGACTCGGGCATCAGCCCTGGTTTCATGAACAGGATTCCCGCCTTCGCGGGCCGGCCCGAGATTCTGAACGCGCCCTATGGTTTCCGGCGCATCCTCTCCGAGATGACGGTCCAGGTGCGGAACATGCGCTCCTCGGAGATGCCCATCCCCGTTTATTCCTTGGACTCGACCACGGTGAACGCCTGTAAGGGCGTTCTTCCCAGCGATGATTTCAATTGTGCTGGAGGCTAGGAGATTTGCCATGAAGAGACGCCTCGACAGACGCGGCTCCGTTCTGCTGCTGGTGGTGGTGCTGTTGGCGGTCATCAGCCTGCTGGCGGCCGCGGCGGTGACGTTCTCCCACAGCGAGCTGGGCGCGGCCCGCAACGAGCGCACCGGCGACGAGCTGCTCGCGTGCGCGGACGCGGGCCGCCAGTACATGCTCTCCCGCTTCGATATGTTCACCGGCAAGCCCGCGGAGCTCACGGCGGTCAACGTGGACATCAACGCGGCGGGAGCCGCTGACTGCCCCCCCGGTCAGATCAAGGAAGGCACACGTTGTGCGCGCAGTGGCCACATCGGACAACAGGTGTCAGTGAGCGGTATCACCGTCGTCGAGTCGAAGGCGGGTGGTGACCGGCGCGCGCTGAGGGATTTGACGAATAGCGTCGGGAAAACCACGTTTGACGGTGTTCCGCATAAAATTACCGTACACTGCTTGGACGAAAACGGTCGTGGGACCGAAGTGGAGTTCGTGGTGCGGTTCGGTCTCTAGGAGCCATTCATGATGCGCATCGACTTCGACACCATACGACGCACCCTGCAGCGGCCGTGGAGCCGCAGGCTGGGACTTGCCGCAGGAGTGGTGGTGGCGGGGGGCGTGGGATTCCTGGCCCTGGAGAGCCGCTCGGGCACCGTGGCCATGCCGGAGCTGGCCGCCTGCTGCACGGGCGGCGTCACCATGGGCGATTCCATGATGAGCCCCGCGGTGGGGGCCGACAAGGACTTCTTCGAGATCCCCTCCAGCCCGCCCAGCGCCATCTTCCTGCTCGGCAACAACGACTCGATGCAGGACTTCCCGGACTTCCTGCCCGAGGTGAACGGAAACGCGGGTGCCGTCCCGACCCCTCCCGGCGTGGACAGGTCCGATGAGATCGGCGCCGATGGTCACGCGGGTCTCAACGTCGGCCTGGGCTGCACGGATCCGGCGCTGGTCACGGCGATGAGCTGGTTCAACAAGGACAGCTCCGATCCGAAGCTCAATGGC from Archangium lipolyticum carries:
- a CDS encoding type IV pilus modification PilV family protein → MLRRVPSHARNGFTTIEALIAAVVFLVGLVGLLGALVQARSATGQARRLMQATDIANDLAEQIQLWPFNDPRLSASDPLCAEDPLDKDHKLLDPSSGDHASYLECMHGEESIMMLGPDKFAGLATASFTDESGVTTEFKRYYIVRLQDVSDKVRRMQIWVKVMYTDAGVPRVVTTQAMRIQMGGV
- a CDS encoding prepilin-type N-terminal cleavage/methylation domain-containing protein, whose product is MRRQRGFTIIELLVGTAVTFVTVLAVSAAFLGYTQSFYTQAGIRGGQASLRQTHQMVVRNLRMAGYGIEPYLAFDFPADWYDNAATNRSDRLVFRMRDPAFNAVASNIIKGTTTINLAKGLPASLRRGQIIQLVCPGALEWTYARLSAPAAKGDLMLQIGSGTDIFPNVKDFTNVNNFEPSCFNTASGGLSIHVFKIDVYDYSIQLIDDDGIPGTPGRPYLFRRHGLEEKDANAFGEPVAEDIEAMRVTFVRADGTTLTPIPTLPAPDPPYSIPLDANNPANIRAVRVALVARTSTRDSGISPGFMNRIPAFAGRPEILNAPYGFRRILSEMTVQVRNMRSSEMPIPVYSLDSTTVNACKGVLPSDDFNCAGG
- a CDS encoding PilX N-terminal domain-containing pilus assembly protein, with translation MKRRLDRRGSVLLLVVVLLAVISLLAAAAVTFSHSELGAARNERTGDELLACADAGRQYMLSRFDMFTGKPAELTAVNVDINAAGAADCPPGQIKEGTRCARSGHIGQQVSVSGITVVESKAGGDRRALRDLTNSVGKTTFDGVPHKITVHCLDENGRGTEVEFVVRFGL
- a CDS encoding pilus assembly FimT family protein, with translation MKRTRRNAGFSLVEMATALGIVGILAALSYAALEVLPQRTRLTGGALEFAAVLSSARSHAYGRNQRVAVIVNADKYGAGSPIQYWVVVDAYSNLQKTLSDTPWKTLDDLKPGSPPAPAGKDYFPLLDSGHFNPSVRVLQNGFKSAVGSVAHAGCTSLMSDKIGLAKGPTTGSDTFPPPFCFVPNDTACTFCTGDGAAEPLRGVVFFEPDGTVVLADAAGNRQPAGSGSITFMPTGGGGVENAQAVVITNTGLVRTFSANAHTAKPH